The Candidatus Desulfofervidus auxilii DNA segment AATTTTTTAAAACGTCTCTATGATTGGGTGATACACTGGGCACAGACCCCTCATGCCAATAAGGCCTTATTTACTGTGGCAGTGGCTGAGTCTTCCTTTTTCCCCATTCCTCCTGATGTATTACTTATCACTATGGGTGTAAGTCAACCTAAAAAAAGTTTTTTTTATGCTGGTCTTTCTACCCTTGGCTCTGTTTTAGGCGGCATATTAGGATATTTTATCGGTTGGCAGTTTATGGCTGCCATCGGTGAGAAAATTATTCATCTTTATGGCTTAAGTCATAAATACCTCCAGGTCCAACATCTTTATCGGAATTATGATGTATGGGCTATTGGTCTTGGTGGTTTTACTCCTTTACCTTATAAACTTTTTACCATTAGTGCAGGTGCCTTTAAGATAAATTTCCTTTCTTTTGTCCTTGTTTCTTTGGTAGCCAGGGGCCTACGGTTCTTTTTAGTTGGAGGAGTTTTTTATATTTGGGGACAACAGGTGCAAAAAATTATGGAAAGATATTTAAATTGGTTAGCTACAGGTTTTGCTACCCTGGTTATTTTAGGCTACATTTGTATAAAATGTTTATTTTGATATAGGAGGTAAAGATGAAAAAAACGGTGGTTTTATCTGTTTTGCTCTTCCTTTTTGGATCTTTGGCAGTTGAAGCAAAGGTGGTAAATCAGACTCATCAAAAGTTGTATGGGGCTCATTTCTGGATACCTAAATTTGCCGTGTCTGAACAGAGTAAGTATGTAATGACAGATTTTGGACCTGGCAACATTCGCTTTTTAGAAAGAATTGATATTGTGATTGATGATGAGATGCGGGTAAATGGCATTCGTATTTTTTATACTACCGGAGATGGCATTAAACGCCAGGTCTATCTGCATCAGGTTAAAGGATGGATATTAGAATCGCCACCTAGCCCCAAATCTGTGTCTAAAAAAGTCTTGATTCAAACTGTTACTACAGACGAATTGAGCAGATGATAGAACGGACTTTTAGATCACAAATAAATGAGTTGGATAGTTAAAGGGGTAAAACTTTAGGACTTCGTCAAAGTAATTTTAACGGAGATCCAAATGTTAAGCGCACCTGTCTGCCGACAGGCAGGATGGCTCAATGCAGAATGCAAATTGAAAAATGCAAAATCGCCTTCTGTCAAATTGGAACGTCAGCACGTTTACACGTTTGCACGTTAGAATTGGGAATTAGGAACTGGGAATTGGGAATTTCTATTTTCTGTTTCCTATTTTCTGTTTCCCGTTTCCCTTTTCTTCTTTATGCACGTTTACAAAGTTGTAAGTTAGAAAGTTTGCAAGTTAAAAAGTTGCAAGTTAACACGTTGGAAATGGGAATTTTTGTTTTCCGTTTTCTATTTTCTTAACTGTATTTTGTAAGTTTGACCCCAATTCCACTAC contains these protein-coding regions:
- a CDS encoding YqaA family protein, which produces MGGQNNFLKRLYDWVIHWAQTPHANKALFTVAVAESSFFPIPPDVLLITMGVSQPKKSFFYAGLSTLGSVLGGILGYFIGWQFMAAIGEKIIHLYGLSHKYLQVQHLYRNYDVWAIGLGGFTPLPYKLFTISAGAFKINFLSFVLVSLVARGLRFFLVGGVFYIWGQQVQKIMERYLNWLATGFATLVILGYICIKCLF